The nucleotide sequence AACATTTGATTCAGAGTATATATGAGCATAACCAAGTCAGCTGGTCTTCTTTTAAGCTGAGTCAACATTTTATTAATCAGCCATCCGCTGAAATGGGCTTCCATCTCATATGTGAGAAATTGACACTTGTTAATTTCATCATGTCTCATTTTGCTACTGGAGACATGTTAATTTGGAAAGCATCGTTTGACAACAGATGGCTTGCGGTGTTGACTTTCTCTGAAGACAAAAAATCCTCTCATTGTGTGTTTGGCTTAACAAGTGCAAGATGACTCAATTGTTATCTGATTTGAGATGATGAGCAATTACTGACAGAGAGACTTTGCTTTTGTTAATTCTATAAAAAACCTGCAGGTGGTTGTCTGGCTCTGGCAAAGAAAACATCTCAGAGTGGGAACCCCTGGGTCTCGGTACTTGTCTCCTGGTTGCTTGTACAGGTAGGATATTACTTAAAAATGAGGAGTggtcaaatttttatttttctgtgcatgAATTTGGCCTGACTCTTCTTTTTTACTCTCAGTCAAGGCCTTCTGCCCTTTCTTTTTCTAATTGTACTTTCACATGTAATATTAGTGATCCAGTTCAAAATTTAGAATGAGTAGAGGACTGTCTAGTCAGACTCAGTGGATGTAGATTTCAGGTATGAGCCTGTCAGTTCTGCTGCGCATTTCATGTGGCTTTTTTCTCCCCTTCCACTATCTATCTAACTatacactgtgtgtgttaccGGTTTAAAATCCCCTTCACTATGGGAAACAACATTCACAACCTCCACACTGAAAATGGCAGATTTTGAGAAAGTTTGCATCATGCAGGAGGGCAGCCCTGTTTGGGTCTTTCAGTGATTtaaccattttaatgacagtgcttgCCTCCCTGTGTGCAATCATTCGACCCAAAGAGCTCTCCCCTGTCATTATTTTGCAGGGAGACTGTCACTACATCATGGCCCTTGCACCACCCAAGGCGTCTGTAGTTGGTTTAAAGACATATAAACAAGAACACTTTTTCCCCTAtaacagaatgataatgaggtgcagctaCACTATTCTCCAGTGCAGACATGATGCTGTGCAGACAGGTCTGCCTGTTTGGAAGTAGTCACCCTCCAAACACGTACTTCTCACCTTTGTGTGattaaaaatagccaaaaaatggtatgtgtgtgtcttaagaacaaaaaacaagcagcaatACCACCTATCCGTTTGGCATTCTGCTTTTGATATGTTAAATTACCGAGACGAGTCCCGTTAGCGAGGATGATGAAGTCGACATAATGTCTGATTATACATCACCACTGACGTTATATTGTATATTGCAACTActttgtttgtgtaaatgtattGGTGGTGGCAAACACTTCAATGCCGCCTTAAGATGTAGATAAAAGTAAAGGTAGAGCTGAAATAGAAGCAAATAAATTAGCAGCCTATCCCTTAAGTAGATGACTGCTTTTAGATCTATCATCATTCAGTGGTCCAAAATATTTTGAACATCATTGTGTTCAGTTCATTTTGTCTTAACATTTGTCAAAAGAAGAGGACTAAAATCTTGAAGGGAGATGGAGCAGAATATTGTCCTGGTATGCCAGTGAGTAAATTTGTCATTTCACCACCATGCATCTTAGCATCAGTATATTGGCAAGATAGCAAGGTTTGTTACATTTTATAGGTCTTATTTTTTCTAAGCAAAGTCATGGCCACAGTGTGTCTCTAATTCAGATCAGTTAGGTTGTTTAACATGGTGGGTTGAAGAGACATCCAGAGGTCCGaagatgaattattttttttgtacacatttttctCACACTAAATTAATGTGTGCTAATGCCTGCCCACTTACTAGAATTATTACATGCAAATTAATTAgtgctgtgtttttttacatgtaacatTAGTGGCCAGTGTAATataaaaattgttatttttctacacaaagttcgattttttttttttttttttttttttttttaaacggcGTTTTGAATGTCATGGAACcaaattgatgtttttattcttcCACTAGGTGGTACTGTTTGCTGGTAAATTGAACACCATTGCTGGTATAGTAACCATCTTCTTCTTGTTGGTCTATGCTGCTGTAAACCTGGCCTGTTTGGCTCTGGAGTGGGCTTCTGCCCCAAACTTCAGGTACAGTGCAGAATATGGCAGTGATTTAAGCTTTctgttttggattttatttacaaaaattgtTATTGTGAAGctcatatttattttagattctgtcttttcttcattttttgaaaatgtagaccCTCGTTCCCTTGTTTTACATGGCACACCTGCACTGTGGGCATCCTTGGCTGCCTGGTCATGATGTTCTTAATCAGTGCCATTTATGCTTTCGTCAGCATCGCCTTTATGCTGCTGCTCTTGATGCTTATTCACTACCTGGGGCCCATTAGCAAATGGGGCTACATCAGCCAGGCTCTCATCTTTCACCAGGTACACAAACAGTTTTTGGTGACACAAGTCTGCATAAATTACttctttttaattacttttatcTGTTTCGCCCCATCTTTTATTTGCTCAGGTGCGCAAGTACTTGTTGATGTTAGACGTACGCAAGGACCATGTGAAGTTCTGGAGGCCCCAGGTGCTACTGCTCGTTAAAAACCCTAGTAGCTGTATGGGTCTCATGACTTTCATTAATGACCTGAAGAAGAGTGGCCTCTATGTGCTGGGACATGTAAAGCTGGGTGTGCTGGGTAAGAACCAAGTAAGCAGGGGACAATGTTTTTTAGTGTTAAATATTCAGTTACTGAGGGCTTTAAAAGGAGTTGTTTAAAACTTGGTAGTTCAGACTTTGGCAAGAACAGCAGCTATGTTATTGTTTAGTTGATATTGGTTGCACTGTATTCTAATGTTGAGATTTCGCAGTATGggtaaaaagtgtcaaaatatACAAACTTTTCTATTGGTTATGGGTTATTAATGGCTAACCCACATGCCAGTGTTTGTGTAGGTCTGCAGAAATGTTAATGTGTATCTttagagaagtgaaagagagacATCTCTCTTGTCCAACCATATATTTATTGTGCTCGAGACATTTATACTTTAACCATAATACACCCAGATATACTTTGTCTAGGAGTGTATCTAAGTTACGTTGGTAGCTCAAAATATTAACACACTGAAAGAATCAGACTGTTCTCTTACCCTACTGGAAGTCTAATGTCCGTTATTACTTTTATAactacttgtgttttttgtgtgatcTGCAGATGAGTTGCCCTCTGATCCTTTTCAGAGCTGTTATGACTCCTGGCTGTCTTTAGTggatcatttaaaaattaaagcatttgTTAACCTCACCCTGGCTGATTCTGTTAGACACGGAGTTCAAAATCTGCTTTTCATCTCAGGCTTGGGTAGGCATGTTTACCCTAATACTACAGGATTTTGTCAGTTTCCTATCATTGAGCAATGATCATGTGTTACAGTTGCAAACCCAACAGCATAAACTTCATACATTGGTTTGCTTCCAGGTGGAATGAGACCCAACACACTTGTCTTGGGTTTCTATGATGACTGCTTCCCTCAAGACCACCTCCAAGGTGAAATTCTCCCGTCGACAGCCCATGGGTTGGATGCAGTCCATTCAAACACAGACTCTGAAGAGCAATGCTCCCCCTTCTTTCCCGGTGTACGGGCTGCTGAGAGACCCAAAGACCTCAAGGCAGAGGAGTATGTGTCAGTGATTGCTGATGCTATAAAAATGGGAAAGAATGTGACGCTGGCTCGTTATTTTAACCAGTTCAAGCGGGACAAAGTCTTATGGTCAGGACGAAAGAAAAGAGGCCACCGAAAGGTGACGGGGCCATTCATTGATGTGTGGCCTCTTAATCTGCTTCTACCAGACAGTCGTGGTTATGTTGACATCTGCTCgttgttcctgctgcagctggccTGCGTGCTTCATGAGACCCGTGCCTGGAATCAGGCGAGACTCCGCCTCTTCCTGTGTGTGGAGGCTGGTTGCAGCCtgcaagaagaggaggagaagaagctcCGGATGATGCTTAATGAACTTAGGATCTCTGCTCAGGTGCAGATGGTGCCTTGGGATCATGTGGTGGCTTTGCACTGGCAGAGacaaggaggaagagggagtCTAATAGAGTCTGCACACAGTGATAATGAGAGACAAGAGGAAGATGGTATCCAAACGTTTCCCAATAATGTTTCTCACCTGACAGATGAGTACATCTGTGCTGTCAACAGTCTGATTTTCGGACATAGTGCCCCTCAACCAGCTGTACGTTTCCTATATTTGCCATGCCCTCCAGCAGACACAAGCCTTTACCGTGCCTACCTGCATCAGGTGGACCTTTTGAGTCGAGACCTTGGCCCGACATTACTTGTCCATGGAGTCACTCCTGTGGTCACTACTGACCTGTAGAATTTTACAACAAAACCCCAATAACAACCATAATCTGGTATTGGTCAATGATGGAACTGTGGCTGTTACCCAACATTTAATCTGTCAGTCACAGTATCTCACAACACTGATGCTGCAAAACCTGTTTTATGCTTGACTCAAATACAGAGTTtgcatttaaacatttgttgTTTCTCTTGAGACACTTGGGAAAGAGTGTTTTAAGTGATTTAGTCATCACTCAGAGATTAGACTTAAGTGATGCTCAGAGAAGGTATATAAGGCCTGTGTTCTTGCTTAGCttttcatgaatttgttaaagTACTGTTAAAACAGTGGGGTAGTCTCTTGAATGTTGTGACTTTTTGTGCATGCTcatcagaaaataaattaatcatATTTTCTCAAACATCTGCTGTTATTAAATAATCACCAGCCTGTTGTGTTTCACTAATCCATCGATCCAGTTTCTAGCAAGGCTGAGCTACACCTGAATGATGCCTGGTGAGCCTGCAGA is from Amphiprion ocellaris isolate individual 3 ecotype Okinawa chromosome 10, ASM2253959v1, whole genome shotgun sequence and encodes:
- the LOC111578792 gene encoding solute carrier family 12 member 9-like isoform X2, which produces MSEKTPLLHYRLTCSTGPVHTDVSKHTGVKMDQDDRRTEDQTSRKLGVVFGVVIPTLLSMFSVVVFLRIGFVVGQAGLYQSIAMFLVAYFIITVTVLSVCAISTNGALDAGGAYYMISRALGPEFGGSIGIMFFLANVCGSALYILGLVEAIMPTFGVPKEGTAAVAGVHHVLPSGYWWSLLYGTVLLFLCFIVCLVGAHIYAKATFIIFIIVVTALASIFISFFSVGPVGVILPDTSALNSTSMSTANYTGFRLHTLESNLFSNYTVDYTTDAMMSFATVFAVMFNGCTGIMAGSNMSGDLKNPSYSIPRGTLSAVLITFITYNLLSLLAAWSCDRYLLQRDYSFLGDINIWPPMVTIGIYSSAMSAAMSNLIGASRILYALSKDNLFGGCLALAKKTSQSGNPWVSVLVSWLLVQVVLFAGKLNTIAGIVTIFFLLVYAAVNLACLALEWASAPNFRPSFPCFTWHTCTVGILGCLVMMFLISAIYAFVSIAFMLLLLMLIHYLGPISKWGYISQALIFHQVRKYLLMLDVRKDHVKFWRPQVLLLVKNPSSCMGLMTFINDLKKSGLYVLGHVKLGVLGGMRPNTLVLGFYDDCFPQDHLQGEILPSTAHGLDAVHSNTDSEEQCSPFFPGVRAAERPKDLKAEEYVSVIADAIKMGKNVTLARYFNQFKRDKVLWSGRKKRGHRKVTGPFIDVWPLNLLLPDSRGYVDICSLFLLQLACVLHETRAWNQARLRLFLCVEAGCSLQEEEEKKLRMMLNELRISAQVQMVPWDHVVALHWQRQGGRGSLIESAHSDNERQEEDGIQTFPNNVSHLTDEYICAVNSLIFGHSAPQPAVRFLYLPCPPADTSLYRAYLHQVDLLSRDLGPTLLVHGVTPVVTTDL
- the LOC111578792 gene encoding solute carrier family 12 member 9-like isoform X1, with protein sequence MSEKTPLLHYRLTCSTGPVHTDVSKHTGVKMDQDDRRTEDQTSRKLGVVFGVVIPTLLSMFSVVVFLRIGFVVGQAGLYQSIAMFLVAYFIITVTVLSVCAISTNGALDAGGAYYMISRALGPEFGGSIGIMFFLANVCGSALYILGLVEAIMPTFGVPKEGTAAVAGVHHVLPSGYWWSLLYGTVLLFLCFIVCLVGAHIYAKATFIIFIIVVTALASIFISFFSVGPVGVILPDTSALNSTSMSTANYTGFRLHTLESNLFSNYTVDYTTDAMMSFATVFAVMFNGCTGIMAGSNMSGDLKNPSYSIPRGTLSAVLITFITYNLLSLLAAWSCDRYLLQRDYSFLGDINIWPPMVTIGIYSSAMSAAMSNLIGASRILYALSKDNLFGGCLALAKKTSQSGNPWVSVLVSWLLVQVVLFAGKLNTIAGIVTIFFLLVYAAVNLACLALEWASAPNFRPSFPCFTWHTCTVGILGCLVMMFLISAIYAFVSIAFMLLLLMLIHYLGPISKWGYISQALIFHQVRKYLLMLDVRKDHVKFWRPQVLLLVKNPSSCMGLMTFINDLKKSGLYVLGHVKLGVLDELPSDPFQSCYDSWLSLVDHLKIKAFVNLTLADSVRHGVQNLLFISGLGGMRPNTLVLGFYDDCFPQDHLQGEILPSTAHGLDAVHSNTDSEEQCSPFFPGVRAAERPKDLKAEEYVSVIADAIKMGKNVTLARYFNQFKRDKVLWSGRKKRGHRKVTGPFIDVWPLNLLLPDSRGYVDICSLFLLQLACVLHETRAWNQARLRLFLCVEAGCSLQEEEEKKLRMMLNELRISAQVQMVPWDHVVALHWQRQGGRGSLIESAHSDNERQEEDGIQTFPNNVSHLTDEYICAVNSLIFGHSAPQPAVRFLYLPCPPADTSLYRAYLHQVDLLSRDLGPTLLVHGVTPVVTTDL